From BD1-7 clade bacterium, a single genomic window includes:
- the resA_2 gene encoding Thiol-disulfide oxidoreductase ResA, giving the protein MNQVKRFFPIPLLLVLIGCSAYAIYQMAFESFQLRWLGVFLATTPMAAFFGYLGVANVARTHPILFVQIGGAVTGTVLTLVDFNLTTFAMAAIPGLIGTMLYNFWYTPLDRSNTQVEKGKLMPEHTFTDINGRQISTTDTGNKRLWIFIRGNWCPLCVAQVDEISAQYKQLADLGTDVFFISSQSQKHSQDLAKRFDAPLGFLVDTDNAGAKALGLDHSSGVPFGLPGYDADTAFPTVIITDENGKVIYLDQTDDYRIRPEPSQFISALSAA; this is encoded by the coding sequence ATGAATCAGGTTAAACGTTTCTTTCCCATTCCCTTGCTGCTGGTGCTGATCGGCTGCTCTGCATATGCTATTTATCAAATGGCATTTGAGAGCTTCCAGTTACGTTGGTTAGGTGTCTTTTTGGCAACAACCCCCATGGCTGCGTTTTTTGGCTACCTAGGTGTCGCCAATGTGGCACGTACCCATCCGATTTTATTTGTGCAAATCGGTGGTGCTGTCACCGGTACGGTGCTGACATTGGTCGATTTCAACCTCACGACCTTCGCCATGGCAGCTATTCCGGGCCTAATCGGCACAATGCTCTACAACTTTTGGTATACCCCATTGGATCGCTCTAATACCCAAGTGGAAAAAGGCAAACTCATGCCTGAGCATACCTTTACTGATATCAACGGACGCCAGATCAGCACCACCGATACCGGCAACAAACGCCTGTGGATCTTTATTCGTGGTAACTGGTGCCCACTGTGTGTTGCTCAAGTTGATGAAATCAGTGCGCAATACAAACAACTGGCAGACCTTGGCACTGATGTGTTTTTCATCAGTTCTCAGTCGCAGAAACACAGCCAGGATCTCGCTAAACGATTTGATGCACCCTTAGGCTTTCTGGTCGATACCGATAACGCCGGCGCGAAAGCGCTTGGCTTGGATCACTCAAGTGGTGTTCCTTTTGGTTTACCCGGTTATGACGCAGATACGGCCTTCCCTACCGTGATCATTACCGACGAAAACGGCAAGGTCATCTACCTTGATCAAACCGATGACTACCGTATCCGTCCTGAGCCCTCACAATTCATCTCGGCGCTGAGCGCCGCCTGA
- the kstD_2 gene encoding 3-oxosteroid 1-dehydrogenase, which produces MSSWDHEVDVLVVGSGNGAMTAAIAAKDLADADVLVIEKADKFGGTSALSGGGVWVPNNRYAKEAGMVDSFDDAFTYLKHTIPEDVAREDMIEAYLKAAPEMVDFLHNNTHMRYVSLEKYPDYYSNLPGAKNGHRSXEPESVMLTDLGDDIGDFNDGGTMYMFYKFAITQVEAQVMIGRLKGWLKIMGRMVWEYYTDFPWLLKRKGFSRKTTGGGAGIVRLFLSMRDRGIPLWLKSPMKELVVEDGKVVGVVIEKDGKPMRIRAKRGVILAAGGFEMNQQMREQYLPKPTNTQWSAGCKTNTGDAIQAAEKVGAKLGLMGNAWWCTTKVLPDRPYPFLSIINKSLPGSIVVNSSGARFSNESQNYMAFLQETFAKHTDEKPCVPMYMVFDEDFRKQRNVWPAVMPKSMLPNEYFSSGFMGQGKTIEELANNLGIDAKGLQQTVSRFNEFAETGKDLDFQRGDAAYDRYYGDPENTPNPCLAKIVKPPFHAIRLDAGDFGTQGGMMTNVNGQVCDEEGNPIAGLYASGNCTAAVLPTYPGPGSTLGPAMTFGYVAARHIANTTTK; this is translated from the coding sequence ATGAGTAGTTGGGATCACGAAGTTGATGTTTTGGTCGTCGGTTCCGGCAATGGCGCCATGACGGCTGCGATTGCTGCCAAAGATTTGGCTGATGCCGATGTGTTGGTTATTGAAAAAGCCGATAAGTTTGGCGGCACCAGTGCGTTGTCCGGCGGGGGTGTTTGGGTGCCCAATAACCGCTATGCCAAAGAAGCCGGCATGGTCGATAGTTTTGATGATGCATTTACTTATCTGAAGCACACTATTCCTGAAGATGTGGCGCGGGAGGATATGATTGAAGCCTACCTGAAAGCCGCCCCGGAGATGGTCGATTTTCTGCATAACAATACACATATGCGGTATGTATCACTGGAGAAGTACCCGGATTACTACTCAAACTTGCCTGGCGCCAAAAATGGCCATCGTTCGATNGAGCCTGAGTCTGTTATGTTGACGGACTTGGGAGATGACATAGGGGACTTCAATGATGGAGGCACTATGTACATGTTCTATAAATTTGCCATCACGCAAGTTGAAGCACAAGTAATGATCGGCCGTTTGAAAGGCTGGCTGAAAATTATGGGGCGCATGGTGTGGGAATACTACACAGATTTTCCGTGGTTGCTGAAGCGTAAGGGCTTTTCACGCAAAACCACCGGTGGCGGCGCCGGTATCGTACGATTATTTTTGTCGATGCGCGATCGAGGTATTCCATTGTGGTTGAAATCGCCGATGAAAGAGCTGGTGGTTGAAGACGGAAAAGTCGTAGGTGTTGTTATCGAAAAAGACGGCAAGCCCATGCGCATTCGTGCTAAGCGAGGCGTTATTTTGGCCGCTGGTGGTTTTGAAATGAATCAGCAAATGCGTGAGCAGTATCTGCCGAAGCCAACCAATACACAATGGAGCGCCGGCTGCAAAACCAACACGGGTGATGCAATTCAGGCGGCCGAGAAGGTGGGGGCTAAGCTGGGGTTGATGGGCAACGCTTGGTGGTGCACAACCAAAGTATTGCCAGATCGACCGTATCCGTTTCTGAGTATTATCAACAAGTCACTACCGGGCAGTATTGTGGTGAATAGCAGCGGTGCTCGGTTTTCTAACGAATCGCAGAATTACATGGCGTTTTTGCAGGAAACCTTTGCGAAACACACTGACGAAAAGCCTTGTGTGCCTATGTATATGGTGTTCGATGAGGATTTTCGCAAACAACGCAATGTATGGCCTGCGGTGATGCCAAAGTCCATGTTACCCAATGAGTATTTCAGCAGCGGATTTATGGGGCAGGGCAAAACCATCGAAGAGCTGGCGAATAACCTCGGCATTGATGCTAAGGGCTTGCAGCAGACAGTATCTCGATTCAATGAATTTGCTGAAACCGGTAAAGATCTGGATTTTCAGCGTGGCGATGCTGCCTATGATCGCTACTATGGCGATCCGGAAAACACCCCGAATCCGTGTTTGGCAAAAATTGTAAAACCACCGTTTCATGCGATTCGGTTGGACGCCGGTGACTTCGGTACCCAAGGTGGCATGATGACTAATGTGAATGGTCAGGTGTGTGACGAGGAGGGTAACCCCATCGCCGGGCTATATGCGAGCGGTAACTGCACGGCTGCGGTTTTGCCGACGTATCCCGGGCCCGGATCAACACTAGGGCCAGCAATGACGTTTGGCTATGTGGCGGCTCGGCATATTGCTAACACAACGACGAAGTAA
- the ppx_1 gene encoding Exopolyphosphatase, with translation MYPKNIVSESTPKDYYAALDLGSNSFHLLIGQVSNNKITIIERYSTKVRLGASVVNTGSISDEAMQRGLDCLQEFSEHIRQYPHCQIKVCGTQALRKANNAHYFLVEAEKLGMPVEIIDGQTEARWIYKGVSHALPDNDEKRLVIDIGGGSTEFAFGRQNKLHKAISLTLGCVTLREKHFANGAITDKAWQSTKKAAKALLQEHLEEITGDFDTVYASSGTAKLLKNVCVENGFSKKHIDRNALKSLQKTLMKLSHTDDIDLPGVKENRRDLLLPGLAILLAIMDTLTIKRIIFSKTALREGMLLHMHEKTHRHQQTSSALATDV, from the coding sequence ATGTACCCAAAAAATATCGTGTCTGAATCTACCCCAAAGGATTACTACGCTGCCCTTGATCTAGGGTCTAACAGCTTTCACTTGTTAATTGGGCAAGTGTCTAACAACAAGATCACTATCATCGAGCGCTACAGCACCAAGGTGCGCTTGGGGGCTAGCGTTGTGAATACTGGCAGCATCAGCGATGAAGCCATGCAACGCGGTTTAGATTGCCTGCAAGAATTCTCGGAACACATCCGCCAATACCCACATTGCCAGATTAAAGTCTGCGGCACACAAGCCCTGCGCAAAGCCAACAATGCCCACTATTTTTTGGTGGAAGCTGAAAAACTCGGCATGCCCGTTGAGATTATCGATGGCCAGACCGAGGCGCGATGGATCTACAAAGGTGTCAGCCATGCATTGCCCGACAACGACGAAAAACGCCTAGTCATTGATATCGGCGGTGGCAGCACAGAATTTGCTTTTGGCAGACAGAACAAATTACACAAGGCTATTTCTTTAACCTTAGGCTGCGTCACCTTGCGGGAAAAACACTTTGCCAATGGTGCGATCACCGACAAGGCATGGCAATCGACCAAGAAAGCCGCAAAAGCCCTATTACAAGAACACCTTGAAGAAATAACCGGTGATTTCGATACGGTGTATGCATCGTCTGGCACAGCCAAATTACTTAAAAATGTATGTGTGGAGAACGGCTTCAGCAAAAAACATATCGACCGTAACGCGTTAAAATCTTTACAAAAAACACTAATGAAGCTGTCGCATACCGATGATATCGACCTACCCGGTGTAAAAGAAAACCGACGAGACCTGCTATTACCCGGCCTAGCAATTTTGTTAGCCATCATGGATACATTGACAATCAAACGCATTATTTTTAGTAAAACCGCCCTACGCGAAGGCATGTTATTGCACATGCACGAAAAAACCCACCGCCATCAACAAACGTCATCGGCACTGGCAACCGATGTTTGA
- a CDS encoding Inorganic triphosphatase, with the protein MAEEIERKFLVTRDTYQSIAEPRLISQAYLNSAPERTTRVRISGDDAWLTIKSKNQGIQRQEFEYVIPKADAEALIALAEPGAISKYRYCVPIGNHIWEVDEFLGDNLGLIVAEIELSHIDEAFEKPDWIGEEVSGDDRYYNSALSRRPFKDW; encoded by the coding sequence ATGGCTGAAGAAATCGAACGCAAGTTTCTAGTTACTCGTGATACTTACCAATCAATCGCCGAACCGCGCCTAATCAGTCAGGCATACCTGAATTCAGCCCCCGAGCGAACGACTCGCGTGCGCATTTCTGGCGACGATGCTTGGCTCACCATAAAAAGCAAAAACCAGGGTATCCAGCGCCAGGAATTTGAATACGTTATTCCCAAAGCCGACGCTGAAGCCTTGATTGCTCTCGCCGAGCCCGGTGCCATCAGCAAGTACCGTTATTGTGTGCCTATAGGCAACCACATTTGGGAAGTCGACGAATTTTTGGGCGACAACCTCGGGCTAATCGTCGCCGAGATCGAGCTTTCGCATATTGATGAAGCGTTTGAAAAACCGGATTGGATTGGCGAAGAAGTGTCAGGTGACGATCGTTACTACAATAGCGCCTTGAGTCGACGGCCATTCAAAGACTGGTGA
- a CDS encoding putative FAD-linked oxidoreductase: MSATNKQVATSSLADQSLASLMAIFDSRDVVLGDDALPYAVDESRALVPQPSAVVFPRTHEQVVDLMHWARSNKVPLVPSGGRTGLSGGACAGANEVVVSMEKMNRILDFDPISGLVRVEAGVVLETLQEYCTERGWYYPVDYASKGSAQMGGAVATNAGGIRVLKFGMTRDWVAGIKAVDGAGETLDIDRCLVKDNSGYSVKDLLVGSEGTLAIVTEITFRLTRPLEHQHTLLVGIHDLDHMVDVFGKARDLAQMNAAEFFSESAVRVVTELHGLKSPFHEHYPFYLLLEYDEAGLDIDTLAEVFDGLDVIVSRNEKQKEYIWSLREWISSSINAQKPYKNDVACRISHIKEWLHDLESGLNAVNPAVNFIWFGHLGDGNVHINVLPSPDMARVAFDVLHERFDQVITEIASQYHATISAEHGVGVLKKDMLPGMLSDAEMTIYRKIKRVFDPDGILNPGKLFDS, translated from the coding sequence ATGAGTGCAACAAACAAGCAGGTGGCTACCTCTTCGCTGGCAGATCAAAGCTTGGCAAGCCTGATGGCGATATTTGATAGCCGAGATGTTGTTTTGGGCGATGATGCATTGCCTTATGCGGTGGATGAATCCAGAGCATTAGTGCCGCAGCCGTCGGCGGTGGTGTTCCCTCGCACCCACGAGCAGGTTGTTGATTTGATGCATTGGGCGCGATCAAACAAAGTGCCGCTGGTACCTAGCGGTGGCCGTACTGGATTAAGCGGCGGTGCTTGTGCGGGAGCTAATGAAGTCGTTGTGTCGATGGAAAAAATGAATCGAATTTTGGATTTTGATCCAATTTCCGGGTTAGTTCGGGTGGAGGCCGGGGTTGTATTAGAGACCTTGCAAGAATATTGCACCGAGCGTGGATGGTATTACCCTGTCGATTACGCGTCCAAGGGCAGTGCCCAGATGGGCGGAGCTGTGGCGACCAATGCCGGTGGCATTCGGGTATTGAAGTTTGGTATGACGCGCGATTGGGTTGCCGGTATAAAAGCCGTTGATGGTGCCGGTGAGACGCTCGATATTGATCGCTGCTTGGTAAAAGATAATTCTGGTTACAGTGTGAAAGATCTGTTGGTGGGGTCTGAAGGTACGTTGGCAATCGTTACTGAAATTACCTTCCGATTGACGCGCCCGTTGGAGCATCAACATACGTTGTTAGTGGGGATCCACGATCTGGATCATATGGTTGATGTGTTTGGTAAAGCACGTGATTTGGCACAGATGAACGCAGCAGAGTTTTTCAGTGAATCTGCGGTGCGAGTAGTAACGGAATTACATGGATTAAAGTCGCCGTTCCACGAGCATTATCCATTTTATCTGTTGTTGGAATACGATGAAGCGGGCCTTGATATTGATACCTTGGCGGAAGTGTTTGATGGCCTTGATGTGATTGTTAGTCGTAACGAAAAACAGAAAGAATATATCTGGTCTCTACGTGAGTGGATTTCGTCGTCAATAAATGCACAAAAACCCTATAAAAATGATGTCGCGTGCCGTATCTCGCATATCAAGGAATGGTTGCACGATCTAGAGTCAGGGTTAAACGCCGTGAATCCGGCCGTTAACTTTATCTGGTTTGGTCATCTGGGAGATGGCAACGTGCATATCAATGTACTGCCCTCGCCTGATATGGCGCGTGTTGCATTTGACGTATTGCATGAGCGGTTTGATCAAGTCATTACCGAAATTGCCAGTCAGTACCATGCCACCATCAGCGCAGAGCATGGTGTTGGTGTTCTGAAAAAGGACATGCTGCCGGGGATGTTGAGCGATGCTGAGATGACAATTTATCGAAAAATTAAGCGTGTTTTCGATCCGGATGGCATTTTAAACCCTGGTAAGTTGTTTGACAGCTAA
- the yhaZ gene encoding putative protein YhaZ, giving the protein MALMKDKLAEREIGLIAGLLKQAWPAFNTDGFIRIAEDELDQRELKDRVRHIIAAMQYHLPDDFVETAEILQRLPALWPHSLDNEAASFSEFAGWPLVDFVAVAGIDQPDIALPLLGELTGLFSAEFAIRSFIAADWPLTLSFLQQWQQSDNHHQRRLVSEGTRPRLPWGERLPVFIDDPTPVLGLLESMVDDSSETVRRSVANNLNDIGKDHPYRVTEFLKPFSDVHDSSTEKSIGKQRQRLVRHALRSLIKAGDTNALALIGVRADASVQLSGFNGSESVYLGDALAFDFQLESTAEEDQMLVIDFAIHFVKANGATSAKVFKLKTLELAAGKTLSVKKKHSLKPITTRVYYPGLHQLEIFINGKSYMQHAFDLVI; this is encoded by the coding sequence GTGGCATTAATGAAAGATAAACTGGCAGAGCGTGAAATCGGATTAATTGCCGGGCTATTGAAACAGGCATGGCCTGCCTTTAATACTGATGGTTTTATTCGAATAGCCGAAGACGAGCTTGATCAGCGAGAGTTGAAAGACCGCGTTCGACACATCATTGCTGCCATGCAATATCACTTGCCTGACGACTTCGTCGAGACCGCAGAAATTCTTCAGCGTTTGCCAGCGTTATGGCCACATAGCCTAGATAATGAGGCGGCAAGCTTTAGCGAATTTGCAGGTTGGCCTTTGGTGGATTTTGTCGCTGTTGCCGGAATCGATCAGCCGGACATTGCCTTGCCCTTATTGGGGGAACTCACGGGATTGTTTTCGGCAGAGTTCGCGATACGCTCTTTTATCGCCGCTGATTGGCCGCTAACACTCTCGTTTTTACAACAGTGGCAGCAGTCGGATAATCACCATCAACGTCGCTTGGTCTCTGAAGGAACGCGTCCGCGTTTGCCGTGGGGCGAGCGCTTGCCTGTGTTTATTGATGATCCCACGCCCGTTTTAGGGTTGTTGGAATCCATGGTTGATGACAGCAGCGAAACCGTACGCCGATCAGTGGCGAATAACCTCAATGATATCGGTAAAGATCACCCATATCGTGTTACCGAATTTCTCAAACCGTTTAGCGATGTTCACGACAGTAGCACTGAAAAAAGTATCGGTAAACAGCGGCAGCGACTCGTGCGTCATGCGTTACGCTCTCTGATTAAAGCCGGAGACACCAACGCATTGGCCCTGATAGGTGTTCGCGCGGATGCATCGGTGCAGTTATCTGGCTTCAATGGTTCGGAATCCGTCTATTTAGGCGACGCACTAGCGTTTGATTTTCAACTGGAGTCCACCGCTGAAGAGGACCAAATGCTGGTTATCGATTTTGCGATTCATTTTGTTAAAGCCAACGGCGCAACATCCGCTAAGGTGTTCAAACTGAAGACCCTCGAGCTGGCGGCAGGGAAGACGCTCTCGGTGAAGAAAAAGCACTCGCTGAAGCCCATCACCACGCGCGTTTACTATCCGGGGTTACATCAGTTGGAAATATTCATTAACGGAAAAAGTTATATGCAACACGCATTTGATCTGGTGATCTAA
- the betI_1 gene encoding HTH-type transcriptional regulator BetI: MEHYYQGDYPTSEEIMRNRLIDGCLDAIRDTGMAKISIRSIAEKTGIARPTVYKHFRNKNDILAAALQREGLSFGLQVADIARHETDIAEKFITGFIYVVDNFAQNPILAQIFAPGSTFLQDVGMKDFTFAEFGQIAFAEAFEANPTLMEQSEEISEHWIRSALSFIAMPGTPRHEADFRGYIKRRLLPGLCLPDSTQ; the protein is encoded by the coding sequence ATGGAACACTATTACCAGGGTGACTACCCCACCAGCGAAGAAATCATGCGAAATCGCCTGATTGACGGTTGCCTCGACGCTATCCGTGACACTGGTATGGCCAAAATATCGATTCGCAGCATTGCCGAAAAAACCGGTATTGCCCGGCCCACAGTTTATAAACACTTTCGCAACAAAAACGATATTCTCGCCGCGGCCCTGCAGCGCGAAGGTTTGTCCTTTGGCTTACAGGTAGCCGATATTGCACGTCACGAAACGGATATCGCCGAAAAGTTTATTACCGGCTTTATCTACGTGGTGGATAACTTTGCCCAGAATCCGATTCTGGCGCAGATATTTGCCCCCGGCAGCACCTTCTTACAAGATGTAGGCATGAAAGATTTCACCTTTGCTGAGTTTGGCCAGATCGCCTTTGCGGAAGCGTTTGAAGCCAACCCAACACTGATGGAACAATCTGAAGAAATCTCCGAACATTGGATTCGAAGCGCACTATCCTTCATCGCAATGCCGGGCACCCCACGCCACGAAGCCGATTTTCGCGGCTATATCAAACGCCGTTTATTGCCCGGTTTATGTTTGCCCGACAGCACACAGTAG
- the soxR gene encoding Redox-sensitive transcriptional activator SoxR: protein MDIADVVKQSGLPASTLRYYESKELIQSTGRHGLRRQYDASVLDHLALITLGTKAGFSLQEIGDMFHQTGPDIDRDKLSAKADELDQQIKKLTAMRNGLRHAAKCDAPSHMQCPNFLRMLNVANKNTQRTANKLKPE from the coding sequence ATGGATATTGCTGATGTGGTGAAACAATCCGGGCTGCCAGCTTCTACCTTGCGATACTATGAATCCAAAGAGCTGATTCAGTCAACCGGCAGGCATGGTTTGCGCCGTCAGTATGATGCCTCTGTGTTGGATCATTTGGCCTTGATCACGTTAGGAACCAAAGCCGGTTTTTCGTTGCAGGAAATCGGAGACATGTTCCATCAAACTGGCCCTGATATTGATCGTGACAAACTGAGTGCCAAAGCCGATGAATTGGATCAACAAATCAAAAAACTGACCGCCATGCGTAATGGTCTGCGTCATGCGGCGAAGTGTGATGCGCCGAGTCATATGCAGTGTCCGAATTTTTTGCGGATGTTAAATGTGGCCAACAAAAACACTCAACGCACCGCCAATAAACTGAAACCTGAATAG
- the tpm_2 gene encoding Thiopurine S-methyltransferase: MKADFWHQRWESKETGWHEASANPVFTDTFHHLGLTAGDRVFVPMCGKTLDIHWLLNNGYAVVGAELNEPAVQQLFTELCKKPTISDSGTHKCYEADNITVWVGDILALSTEQLGQVDGIYDRGALVALPKEMRSRYAPHIKAISQCAPQLLVAYRYDTQKMQGPPFAIAEAELEAYYDNTHRRVEVFSRTVDGKFAPEVTVVECVWLLAAK; this comes from the coding sequence ATGAAAGCAGATTTTTGGCATCAGCGCTGGGAAAGCAAAGAAACCGGCTGGCACGAAGCCAGCGCCAACCCGGTATTCACCGATACATTTCATCATTTGGGGTTAACCGCTGGCGATCGCGTGTTTGTTCCCATGTGCGGAAAAACACTGGATATCCACTGGCTACTCAACAACGGTTATGCAGTCGTCGGGGCAGAACTGAATGAACCCGCCGTGCAGCAACTGTTTACCGAACTCTGTAAAAAACCCACCATCAGCGATAGCGGCACACACAAGTGTTACGAAGCGGATAATATCACCGTCTGGGTGGGCGATATCTTAGCGCTAAGTACCGAGCAGCTCGGTCAGGTGGATGGAATCTACGACCGCGGTGCATTAGTCGCATTGCCCAAAGAGATGCGCAGTCGTTATGCACCTCATATCAAGGCCATCAGCCAATGTGCGCCGCAATTGTTGGTCGCCTATCGATACGACACCCAAAAAATGCAGGGGCCGCCGTTTGCCATCGCAGAGGCTGAGCTCGAAGCCTACTACGACAATACCCATCGACGTGTCGAAGTATTTAGCCGCACCGTCGACGGCAAATTTGCACCTGAGGTAACCGTTGTTGAGTGTGTTTGGCTACTCGCAGCGAAATAA
- the sadH_1 gene encoding Putative oxidoreductase SadH — MKNLNKKTALITGAGSGIGEQIALALAAKGCHVVVTDINIDNAERVAGDLRSRGTEAIALALDVADYDAFESVAEQAIAWKGCVDILVNNAGFMIGGSVSEIDMPMWHKITDVNVFGVVNGVKAFEQHMKRRGEGHIVNVASLFGLLHLPYVSTYAMTKAAVVGLTNALHGEMAAYGVGVTLVCPGSVSTKLVDNGSWADSKGGNFIPEMFAKYHTSDAVDIAAQIVKGIEKNKAQVMAGNDAKLISRLVRWVPGLFRWSSQKLGRELADQ, encoded by the coding sequence ATGAAAAATTTGAATAAAAAAACCGCACTGATTACGGGTGCGGGCAGTGGTATTGGTGAACAGATTGCTCTGGCTCTGGCTGCCAAGGGCTGCCATGTGGTCGTCACCGATATCAATATTGATAATGCTGAACGTGTTGCTGGCGACCTGCGCAGCCGCGGCACGGAAGCTATCGCATTGGCATTGGACGTTGCTGATTACGATGCATTTGAATCGGTTGCCGAGCAAGCCATCGCTTGGAAGGGGTGTGTTGATATTCTGGTAAACAACGCCGGTTTTATGATTGGTGGATCAGTCTCTGAGATTGATATGCCGATGTGGCACAAAATCACGGATGTGAATGTGTTTGGTGTGGTTAACGGTGTGAAAGCGTTTGAACAACACATGAAACGTCGCGGTGAAGGTCACATCGTTAATGTCGCCTCCCTGTTTGGTTTGCTGCATTTGCCCTATGTATCAACCTATGCCATGACAAAAGCAGCCGTGGTGGGTTTAACCAATGCCTTGCATGGCGAAATGGCCGCCTATGGTGTGGGTGTTACGCTGGTATGCCCCGGATCAGTGTCGACCAAATTGGTGGATAACGGCTCTTGGGCTGATTCCAAAGGCGGTAACTTTATTCCGGAAATGTTTGCCAAATACCATACCTCAGATGCGGTCGATATTGCGGCTCAAATCGTTAAGGGTATCGAAAAAAACAAGGCGCAGGTGATGGCGGGCAACGACGCCAAATTGATCAGCCGTTTGGTCCGCTGGGTGCCTGGGTTATTCCGCTGGAGCAGCCAGAAGTTAGGACGTGAGCTGGCTGATCAATAG